Proteins encoded within one genomic window of Cellulomonas xiejunii:
- the glgX gene encoding glycogen debranching protein GlgX, which yields MTDTTRTGPERGPRRLGVHVTDSGVDVAVLAPHATAVELCLLDGPVDAPTERRVPLSGPQLGIWSASVPGVRPGQRYGLRADGPWEPGQGMRYNPAKLLVDPYARGLVGELAYSPPTYGHVVADDLVGNPYGPRDDRDSAGHVPHGVVVDTRALPGPDPAANRPWTPWADTVVYEAHTKGLTHLHPALPPELRGTYAGLAHPAVVDHLLSLGVTALELLPIHAFASEPHLVAKGLTNYWGYSTLGFFAPHAAYATAAARAAGPAAVLAELRATVHALHEAGLEVLLDVVYNHTCEGGLAGQHVSWRGLDSAYYYMHDGSVPATLVDVTGTGNSLDFRRTGVVAMTLDSLRYWADVVGVDGFRFDLAVTLGRSTDGFRPDHATLIGAATDPSLTGLKLVAEPWDVGPGGWRTGQFPAPFGEWNDRFRNAVRSFWLSDPGRAAHGLPGDRVRDLATRLAGSADLFGSGTPPLTRGPRASINYVTAHDGFTLADLVAYEHKHNAANGEQNRDGSDDNRSWNHGVEGPVQRESPAAAIAPLRRRSVRNLFATLVLAAGTPMLTAGDETGRSQGGNNNAYCQDNEISWVRWDLSRWREDLLATARHLLALRREHPALRAETFYSGAPRVPGGPPDLGWYGADGVPFDHGRWHDASIRTFQMVRVAPVPADDQVLLVVNGALDAVAVRLADGDTTPWTLAWDSVWEHPAEVSTAAISGGLHQSAGSVTTVEPLSMRVYVRP from the coding sequence GTGACCGACACCACGAGGACCGGCCCTGAACGGGGCCCGCGACGCCTCGGCGTGCACGTCACCGACTCGGGCGTCGACGTCGCGGTGCTCGCCCCCCACGCGACAGCGGTCGAGCTGTGCCTGCTCGACGGGCCGGTGGACGCGCCCACCGAGCGACGGGTCCCGCTGTCCGGTCCGCAGCTCGGCATCTGGTCAGCGTCCGTCCCCGGGGTGCGTCCCGGGCAGCGCTACGGCCTGCGGGCGGACGGCCCCTGGGAGCCCGGGCAGGGGATGCGCTACAACCCCGCCAAGCTCCTGGTGGACCCGTACGCCCGGGGCCTGGTCGGGGAGCTGGCCTACAGCCCGCCGACCTACGGCCACGTCGTCGCCGACGACCTCGTGGGCAACCCGTACGGGCCGCGGGACGACCGCGACTCCGCGGGCCACGTCCCCCACGGCGTGGTCGTCGACACCCGCGCGCTGCCCGGTCCGGACCCCGCGGCCAACCGTCCCTGGACGCCGTGGGCCGACACCGTCGTCTACGAGGCGCACACCAAGGGCCTGACCCACCTGCACCCCGCGCTCCCGCCCGAGCTGCGGGGCACCTACGCCGGACTGGCGCACCCTGCCGTCGTCGACCACCTGCTGAGCCTGGGCGTCACGGCCCTCGAGCTGCTGCCGATCCACGCGTTCGCCTCCGAGCCGCACCTCGTCGCCAAGGGCCTCACCAACTACTGGGGCTACTCGACGCTCGGGTTCTTCGCACCGCACGCCGCGTACGCCACCGCCGCCGCGCGGGCAGCGGGACCGGCGGCGGTGCTCGCCGAGCTGCGCGCGACCGTGCACGCGCTGCACGAGGCGGGCCTGGAGGTCCTGCTCGACGTGGTCTACAACCACACCTGCGAGGGCGGGCTGGCAGGGCAGCACGTGTCGTGGCGCGGCCTCGACAGCGCGTACTACTACATGCACGACGGCTCCGTGCCGGCGACGCTGGTCGACGTGACGGGCACGGGCAACTCCCTCGACTTCCGCCGCACGGGTGTCGTGGCCATGACGCTGGACTCGCTGCGCTACTGGGCGGACGTGGTGGGGGTCGACGGTTTCCGCTTCGACCTCGCGGTCACGCTCGGCCGCAGCACCGACGGGTTCCGCCCGGACCACGCGACGCTCATCGGTGCAGCGACGGACCCGTCGCTCACGGGGCTCAAGCTCGTCGCCGAGCCGTGGGACGTGGGACCCGGCGGGTGGCGCACAGGGCAGTTCCCCGCACCGTTCGGGGAGTGGAACGACCGGTTCCGCAACGCGGTCCGCTCCTTCTGGCTCTCGGACCCGGGCCGTGCAGCGCACGGTCTGCCCGGTGACCGCGTGCGGGACCTGGCCACGCGCCTGGCGGGGTCCGCCGACCTGTTCGGCAGCGGCACCCCGCCGCTCACCCGCGGCCCTCGCGCGTCGATCAACTACGTCACGGCGCACGACGGCTTCACGCTGGCCGACCTCGTCGCCTACGAGCACAAGCACAACGCCGCCAACGGCGAGCAGAACCGTGACGGCTCCGACGACAACCGGTCGTGGAACCACGGTGTCGAGGGACCGGTACAGCGGGAGTCGCCGGCCGCCGCCATCGCTCCTCTGCGCCGCCGTTCGGTGCGCAACCTGTTCGCGACGCTCGTCCTGGCAGCGGGGACCCCGATGCTCACCGCGGGCGACGAGACAGGGCGATCGCAGGGCGGCAACAACAACGCGTACTGCCAGGACAACGAGATCTCCTGGGTGCGCTGGGACCTGTCACGGTGGCGCGAGGACCTCCTCGCGACCGCACGGCACCTCCTCGCCCTGCGGCGCGAGCACCCCGCCCTGCGGGCCGAGACGTTCTACTCCGGTGCCCCGCGCGTTCCCGGGGGACCGCCGGACCTCGGCTGGTACGGCGCCGACGGCGTGCCGTTCGACCACGGCCGCTGGCACGACGCCTCGATCCGCACCTTTCAGATGGTCCGCGTCGCTCCGGTACCCGCTGACGACCAGGTCCTGCTGGTCGTCAACGGCGCGCTCGACGCCGTCGCCGTGCGGCTCGCGGACGGCGACACGACGCCGTGGACGCTCGCGTGGGACTCGGTCTGGGAACACCCGGCGGAGGTGTCCACGGCCGCGATCTCAGGGGGTCTGCACCAGTCCGCCGGGTCGGTGACGACGGTGGAGCCGCTGAGCATGCGGGTGTACGTCCGCCCCTGA
- the ligA gene encoding NAD-dependent DNA ligase LigA: protein MNDVTPVTDGQDVPAEARHRWTQLAEQIRADQFAYYVRDAPSTSDAAYDERMRELERLEDEHPGLRTPDSPTQRVAGTFSTEFTAVDHVQRMLSLDNAFSREDLVAWAERVHRDLDGAGPVEYLCELKIDGLAIALLYEKGRLVRAATRGDGRTGEDVTLNVRTISTIPDVLAGDPATHPDLIEIRGEVFLPVEAFGELNEAQVAAGKAPFANPRNAAAGSLRQKDPRVTASRPLRMYAHGIGALTWGEGRGTGIERQSQVYELLAGWGVPTSSHSRVVTGLDDVWQRIVHFGEHRHDVEHEIDGVVVKVDDIALQRRLGATSRAPRWAIAYKYPPEEVNTRLLAIELGIGRTGRATPFAVMEPVLVAGSTVRQATLHNQDVVRVKGVRIGDMVVLRKAGDVIPEIVGPAPQAPDDDVPRVEWHMPANCPECGTPLRPMREGDVDLRCPNAQGCPAQVRGRLEHIGSRGAFDIEVLGEVTAAALTQPEVPETPPVPNEAYLFDLVGYAPDAPADEVDRVRSASLARLAEVEVVVRDAETGLPKEDADGTVRRRTPFRRTLKHTKAQRAAAEADGRSLPEWEPSEAARTLLDQLDLAKTKDLWRAIVSLSIRNVGPTAARALAQEFGSMAALRAVVDPTAQGEGAELDPVAAVARLAGVEGVGPTIAQSLLDWFAEPWHREIVDRWAAAGVVMADAVDESTPRTLEGVTVVVTGSLERFSRDGAKEAILVRGGKASGSVSKKTDFVVVGENAGSKEAKARELGLTILDEEGFEALLAGGPGAVATPAGEDADERAPEPGTTDEVATGTADDR, encoded by the coding sequence GTGAACGACGTGACCCCTGTGACCGACGGGCAGGACGTGCCGGCCGAGGCCCGGCACCGCTGGACGCAGCTGGCCGAGCAGATCCGCGCGGACCAGTTCGCCTACTACGTCCGTGACGCCCCGAGCACGTCCGACGCCGCCTACGACGAGCGGATGCGCGAGCTCGAGCGACTGGAGGACGAGCACCCGGGCCTGCGGACGCCGGACTCGCCCACGCAGCGCGTCGCAGGGACGTTCTCCACCGAGTTCACGGCCGTCGACCACGTGCAGCGCATGCTGTCGCTCGACAACGCGTTCTCGCGCGAGGACCTGGTGGCGTGGGCGGAGCGGGTCCACCGTGACCTCGACGGCGCGGGCCCCGTCGAGTACCTCTGCGAGCTGAAGATCGACGGGCTCGCGATCGCGCTGCTGTACGAGAAGGGACGCCTGGTCCGCGCGGCGACGCGGGGCGACGGCCGCACGGGTGAGGACGTGACGCTCAACGTCCGCACGATCTCGACGATCCCGGACGTGCTCGCGGGCGACCCGGCGACCCACCCCGACCTCATCGAGATCCGCGGTGAGGTCTTCCTGCCGGTCGAGGCGTTCGGAGAGCTGAACGAGGCGCAGGTCGCCGCCGGGAAGGCGCCGTTCGCCAATCCCCGCAACGCGGCCGCTGGCTCGCTGCGTCAGAAGGACCCGCGCGTCACGGCGTCACGCCCGCTGCGGATGTACGCGCACGGCATCGGCGCCCTGACATGGGGCGAGGGGCGCGGCACGGGGATCGAGCGGCAGTCGCAGGTGTACGAGCTGCTGGCGGGCTGGGGCGTCCCGACGTCCTCCCACTCTCGGGTGGTCACCGGCCTCGACGACGTCTGGCAGCGCATCGTCCACTTCGGCGAGCACCGGCACGACGTCGAGCACGAGATCGACGGCGTCGTCGTCAAGGTCGACGACATCGCGCTGCAGCGCCGGCTGGGCGCGACCAGCAGGGCGCCGCGGTGGGCGATCGCCTACAAGTACCCGCCGGAGGAGGTGAACACGCGCCTGCTGGCCATCGAGCTCGGCATCGGCCGGACCGGCCGCGCGACGCCGTTCGCCGTGATGGAGCCCGTGCTCGTGGCGGGCAGCACCGTGCGGCAGGCGACGTTGCACAACCAGGACGTGGTCCGGGTCAAGGGCGTGCGTATCGGCGACATGGTGGTGCTGCGCAAGGCCGGTGACGTGATCCCGGAGATCGTGGGGCCCGCGCCCCAGGCCCCGGACGACGACGTGCCGCGCGTCGAGTGGCACATGCCCGCCAACTGCCCCGAGTGCGGGACGCCCCTGCGGCCGATGCGCGAGGGCGACGTCGACCTGCGGTGCCCCAACGCGCAGGGGTGCCCGGCGCAGGTCCGCGGGAGGCTCGAGCACATCGGGTCCCGCGGTGCCTTCGACATCGAGGTGCTGGGCGAGGTCACGGCGGCCGCCCTGACGCAGCCGGAGGTTCCCGAGACGCCGCCGGTGCCCAACGAGGCGTACCTCTTCGACCTCGTGGGCTACGCCCCGGACGCGCCCGCGGACGAGGTGGACCGGGTGCGGTCCGCGAGCCTCGCGCGGCTCGCGGAGGTCGAGGTCGTGGTCCGGGACGCCGAGACGGGGCTGCCCAAGGAGGACGCGGACGGCACCGTGCGCCGGCGTACGCCGTTCCGACGCACGCTCAAGCACACCAAGGCGCAGCGGGCGGCCGCGGAGGCGGACGGCCGGTCCCTGCCCGAGTGGGAGCCCTCGGAGGCGGCGCGCACCCTCCTGGACCAGCTGGACCTCGCGAAGACCAAGGACCTGTGGCGGGCGATCGTGTCGCTGAGCATCCGCAACGTCGGGCCGACGGCCGCCCGGGCGCTGGCGCAGGAGTTCGGGTCGATGGCCGCGCTGCGGGCGGTGGTGGACCCGACGGCCCAGGGGGAGGGCGCCGAGCTCGACCCGGTGGCCGCGGTGGCGCGGCTCGCCGGGGTCGAGGGGGTGGGGCCGACGATCGCCCAGTCCCTGCTCGACTGGTTCGCCGAGCCGTGGCACCGCGAGATCGTCGACCGCTGGGCGGCGGCGGGGGTGGTCATGGCGGACGCCGTCGACGAGTCGACCCCGCGCACGCTGGAGGGCGTGACGGTGGTCGTCACCGGGAGCCTCGAGCGCTTCAGCCGCGACGGCGCCAAGGAGGCGATCCTCGTGCGGGGCGGCAAGGCCTCCGGCTCGGTGTCGAAGAAGACCGACTTCGTGGTCGTCGGCGAGAACGCCGGGTCCAAGGAGGCCAAGGCGCGTGAGCTGGGGCTGACCATCCTCGACGAGGAGGGGTTCGAGGCGCTGCTCGCCGGGGGCCCGGGGGCGGTCGCGACGCCTGCGGGCGAGGACGCCGACGAGCGCGCACCCGAGCCCGGCACGACGGACGAGGTGGCGACCGGCACCGCGGACGACCGGTGA
- a CDS encoding phosphotransferase family protein, whose product MSADDVMALPLAFGGQRLDWRDLPRAVRERIETLAGARVTAEMSATSGFSPGFCAVLELTDGRAVFVKAVSSDQNPHSPELARAEIRASRALPPQVPAPSLRWWDDDGNWVLLGFDAVHGRSPELPWRADDLALVLAALDDLARCTPVPGHDLPRTEDLLRDDFTGWRKMQQAAPAQRELVAGLVDEPGRWAAEHLDDLARWEQDALRVVAGDALVHGDLRADNVMVEDGHDRVWLIDWPHASVGAPWTDLAFMLPSVALQGGAGDPAWLFSRSEASQGVSRDDLRAALAGLAGYFAWSSGQPAPPGIPNLRAFQAAQAGATLRWLRDLS is encoded by the coding sequence GTGAGTGCCGACGACGTCATGGCGCTGCCGCTCGCCTTCGGCGGACAGCGGCTCGACTGGCGTGACCTACCGCGGGCGGTGCGCGAGCGCATCGAGACGCTGGCTGGCGCCCGCGTGACGGCCGAGATGTCGGCGACCAGCGGCTTCTCCCCCGGGTTCTGCGCCGTCCTGGAGCTGACCGACGGGCGCGCGGTGTTCGTCAAGGCCGTGTCCTCCGACCAGAACCCCCACTCACCGGAGCTCGCGCGCGCCGAGATCCGGGCGTCCCGTGCGCTGCCGCCGCAGGTCCCCGCGCCGTCCCTGCGGTGGTGGGACGACGACGGGAACTGGGTGCTGCTCGGGTTCGACGCCGTCCACGGCCGCTCGCCCGAGCTCCCGTGGCGCGCGGACGACCTCGCGCTCGTGCTCGCGGCGCTCGACGACCTGGCCCGGTGCACGCCGGTTCCCGGGCACGACCTGCCGCGCACCGAGGACCTCCTGCGCGACGACTTCACCGGCTGGCGCAAGATGCAGCAGGCCGCGCCTGCGCAGCGCGAGCTGGTCGCCGGGCTCGTCGACGAGCCCGGTCGGTGGGCGGCGGAGCACCTCGACGACCTGGCCCGGTGGGAGCAGGACGCGCTGCGCGTCGTCGCGGGCGACGCCCTCGTCCACGGCGACCTGCGTGCCGACAACGTCATGGTCGAGGACGGTCACGACCGTGTGTGGCTGATCGACTGGCCGCACGCGAGCGTGGGCGCACCCTGGACCGACCTCGCGTTCATGCTGCCGAGCGTCGCCCTGCAGGGCGGTGCGGGCGACCCCGCGTGGCTGTTCTCCCGCAGCGAGGCGTCGCAGGGCGTGAGCCGGGACGACCTGCGGGCGGCGCTCGCGGGCCTCGCGGGGTACTTCGCGTGGTCGTCCGGCCAGCCCGCCCCGCCCGGGATCCCCAACCTGCGGGCGTTCCAGGCCGCCCAGGCCGGCGCGACGCTGCGCTGGCTCCGCGACCTGAGCTGA
- a CDS encoding electron transfer flavoprotein subunit beta/FixA family protein, which yields MRIVVCVKFVPDIQSDRQLGPDGRVVRDGGDGTLNELDENAVEAALALAEEHDGQVVVLTVGPDDAVDAVRKGLQMGADEAVHVLDDDIAGADAIGTATVLAAAVRRLSEDAPVDLVVTGMAGLDGLTSLLPTAIAELLDLPALPLASSLTVDPVAGTATVTRRLDHATETLTADLPVLVSVTDGINEPRYPNFKGIMAARKKPVTTWTLADLGVDPATVGAAGARTRVLEAAPRPPREDRVLVTDTGDAGARLAAWLVERKLV from the coding sequence GTGAGGATCGTCGTCTGTGTGAAGTTCGTGCCCGACATCCAGTCCGACCGGCAGCTCGGTCCCGACGGGCGCGTCGTGCGCGACGGCGGTGACGGCACCCTGAACGAGCTCGACGAGAACGCCGTCGAGGCCGCGCTGGCGCTCGCGGAGGAGCACGACGGGCAGGTGGTCGTGCTGACCGTCGGGCCCGACGACGCCGTCGACGCGGTTCGCAAGGGCCTGCAGATGGGCGCCGACGAGGCCGTCCACGTGCTCGACGACGACATCGCCGGTGCCGACGCGATCGGCACGGCGACCGTCCTGGCGGCGGCCGTCCGCCGCCTGTCCGAGGACGCGCCGGTCGACCTGGTCGTCACGGGGATGGCAGGCCTCGACGGACTGACGTCGCTGCTGCCGACCGCGATCGCGGAGCTGCTCGACCTGCCCGCGCTGCCGCTCGCGTCGAGCCTCACCGTCGACCCGGTCGCCGGGACCGCGACGGTCACGCGCCGGCTCGACCACGCGACGGAGACGCTGACCGCGGACCTGCCGGTCCTGGTGTCCGTCACCGACGGGATCAACGAGCCGCGCTACCCCAACTTCAAGGGCATCATGGCCGCCCGCAAGAAGCCGGTCACCACCTGGACGCTCGCGGACCTCGGTGTCGACCCCGCGACGGTCGGCGCCGCGGGGGCACGCACGCGCGTGCTCGAGGCCGCTCCGCGCCCGCCGCGCGAGGACCGTGTGCTGGTCACCGACACCGGTGACGCCGGCGCCCGGCTGGCCGCCTGGCTCGTCGAGCGCAAGCTCGTCTGA
- a CDS encoding electron transfer flavoprotein subunit alpha/FixB family protein — MTVTPVLVLLDHAPDGSLRPPVRELLTLARGVAGEAGVHGVWAGDEDLDAALPVLAAQGVSTVHRLVTAADVHLSAVLADGLEAALGASGASLLLLVSSFDNKEAAARLAVRTGAGVVTDADGLTVEDGAVVAHKTVLAGTWTTRCAVSAPSAIVTVKANAVPAQDAASPSSPQVVDLPVEVRAGSTRVRLVERTEHAASGRPDLGSANVVVVGGRGTEGDFTAVEELADVLGGAVGATRVATDEGWIGHDAQIGQTGVTVSPRLYVGAGVSGAVHHRGGMQASGTIVAVNSDPDAPIFEIADFGIVGDLFTVLPQAAAELRRLQG, encoded by the coding sequence GTGACCGTCACCCCCGTGCTCGTCCTGCTCGACCACGCACCGGACGGCTCGCTGCGTCCGCCCGTCCGTGAGCTCCTGACCCTCGCGCGCGGCGTCGCGGGTGAGGCGGGCGTCCACGGCGTGTGGGCGGGCGACGAGGACCTCGACGCGGCGCTGCCGGTGCTCGCGGCCCAGGGCGTGTCGACGGTCCACCGCCTCGTGACCGCCGCCGACGTCCACCTGTCGGCCGTGCTCGCCGACGGGCTGGAGGCCGCGCTGGGGGCCTCGGGTGCGTCGTTGCTGCTGCTCGTGTCCTCCTTCGACAACAAGGAGGCGGCGGCGCGGCTCGCGGTGCGCACCGGGGCCGGTGTCGTGACGGACGCCGACGGCCTGACGGTCGAGGACGGCGCCGTCGTCGCGCACAAGACCGTGCTGGCCGGCACCTGGACGACGCGCTGTGCCGTGAGCGCCCCGAGCGCGATCGTCACGGTGAAGGCCAACGCGGTGCCCGCGCAGGACGCCGCCTCGCCGTCGTCGCCGCAGGTCGTCGACCTGCCCGTCGAGGTCCGCGCCGGCTCGACCCGGGTGCGGCTGGTGGAGCGGACGGAGCACGCGGCGTCCGGGCGCCCGGACCTGGGTTCCGCGAACGTCGTCGTCGTCGGCGGGCGCGGTACCGAGGGCGACTTCACGGCCGTCGAGGAGCTCGCGGACGTGCTCGGTGGTGCGGTCGGTGCGACGCGCGTCGCGACGGACGAGGGCTGGATCGGTCACGACGCACAGATCGGCCAGACCGGCGTGACCGTGTCGCCGCGGCTCTACGTGGGCGCAGGCGTGTCGGGAGCCGTCCACCACCGCGGCGGCATGCAGGCCTCGGGCACGATCGTGGCGGTCAACTCCGACCCGGACGCGCCGATCTTCGAGATCGCGGACTTCGGGATCGTCGGGGACCTCTTCACGGTGCTGCCGCAGGCGGCCGCCGAGCTGCGCAGGCTGCAGGGCTGA
- a CDS encoding cysteine desulfurase family protein → MSAPRPRAVYLDHAATTPMRAAALSALTAALAHTGNPSSLHTAGRAARRTVEEARERLAAAVGARPSEVVWTAGGTEADNLAVKGLFWARRTGDTARRRVVVSAVEHHAVLDPAFWLAEHAGAELVLLPVDGDGVVEVDALRAELEAHADTVALVSVMWANNEVGALQPLHDVVALAHRYGVPVHADAVQAVGQVPVDLGASGLDALTLSGHKVGGPGSTGALLVRRGLELTPVLHGGGQERGVRSGTLDPALLAAFAAAVDEAVGEREDHAARVGALRDDLVRRVLAEVPGATLRGPADPARRLPGNAHLTFAGCEGDSLLYLLDAAGVEASTGSACQAGVPRPSHVLLAMGVGEDDARGALRFSFGPTSTADDVDAALAALPGAVERARAAGLTSLVGA, encoded by the coding sequence GTGAGTGCTCCCCGCCCCCGTGCGGTCTACCTCGACCATGCAGCGACCACGCCGATGCGTGCCGCGGCGCTGTCCGCGCTGACGGCGGCGCTCGCGCACACCGGCAACCCGTCGTCCCTGCACACCGCGGGTCGCGCGGCGCGGCGCACGGTCGAGGAGGCGCGCGAGCGGCTCGCCGCCGCGGTGGGTGCGCGACCCAGCGAGGTCGTGTGGACCGCAGGGGGCACCGAGGCCGACAACCTCGCGGTCAAGGGCCTGTTCTGGGCGCGTCGGACGGGTGACACGGCTCGTCGACGCGTGGTCGTGTCCGCGGTCGAGCACCACGCCGTGCTCGACCCGGCCTTCTGGCTGGCGGAGCACGCGGGCGCGGAGCTGGTGCTGCTCCCGGTCGACGGTGACGGCGTCGTCGAGGTGGACGCGCTGCGTGCCGAGCTCGAGGCGCATGCCGACACCGTCGCGCTCGTGTCCGTGATGTGGGCGAACAACGAGGTGGGTGCGCTGCAGCCGCTGCACGACGTGGTCGCGCTCGCCCACCGGTACGGCGTGCCGGTGCACGCCGACGCGGTGCAGGCGGTCGGGCAGGTGCCGGTGGACCTCGGCGCGTCCGGTCTGGACGCGCTGACGCTCAGCGGCCACAAGGTCGGGGGCCCCGGCTCGACGGGCGCGCTGCTGGTCCGCCGTGGCCTGGAGCTGACGCCCGTGCTGCACGGCGGCGGTCAGGAGCGTGGCGTGCGGTCCGGGACGCTGGACCCGGCGCTGCTGGCCGCGTTCGCCGCAGCGGTGGACGAGGCCGTCGGCGAGCGCGAGGACCACGCCGCGCGGGTCGGTGCGCTGCGCGACGACCTCGTGCGGCGGGTCCTGGCGGAGGTGCCGGGTGCGACGCTGCGCGGTCCCGCCGACCCGGCCCGTCGCCTGCCCGGCAACGCGCACCTGACGTTCGCGGGCTGCGAGGGCGACTCGCTGCTCTACCTGCTGGACGCCGCGGGCGTCGAGGCCTCGACGGGCTCGGCGTGCCAGGCGGGCGTGCCCCGCCCGTCCCACGTGCTGCTCGCCATGGGGGTGGGGGAGGACGACGCCCGCGGGGCGCTGCGGTTCTCGTTCGGTCCCACGTCCACCGCGGACGACGTCGACGCGGCGCTCGCCGCGCTGCCCGGTGCCGTCGAGCGTGCCCGTGCGGCCGGCCTGACGTCGCTGGTGGGTGCCTGA
- the mnmA gene encoding tRNA 2-thiouridine(34) synthase MnmA: MRVLAAMSGGVDSAVAAARAVDAGHDVVGVHMALSRTPAQERTGSRGCCSIEDASDARRAADVLGIPYYVWDMSERFEKTVVADFLAEYAAGRTPNPCVRCNEHVKFAALLDKALALGFDAVCTGHYARVVDGPGGVRELHRAADAAKDQSYVLAVMGPERLARAVFPLGDVASKAEVRAEAVARGLSVAAKPDSYDICFVADGDTQGFLRRALGEQPGEIVDEHGEVLGTHYGAYAYTVGQRRGLALGRPAADGRPRYVLSIEPVQRRVVVGPVEALDVAQVRGDSAVWFGDVPAVGSTCTVQVRAHGTDVPARVLDADPAGVAVDVAGAGLRGVAAGQSLVLYDGTRVVGQATVAATRTAADLVAAAQAGA; the protein is encoded by the coding sequence ATGCGCGTGCTCGCGGCGATGTCCGGCGGCGTCGACTCGGCGGTCGCGGCCGCGCGCGCCGTGGACGCGGGGCACGACGTCGTCGGCGTGCACATGGCGCTGTCGCGCACCCCGGCGCAGGAGCGCACCGGCTCGCGCGGCTGCTGCTCGATCGAGGACGCGTCCGACGCCCGGCGCGCAGCGGACGTGCTGGGCATCCCGTACTACGTGTGGGACATGTCGGAGCGGTTCGAGAAGACGGTCGTCGCGGACTTCCTCGCGGAGTACGCGGCGGGCCGCACCCCCAACCCCTGCGTGCGGTGCAACGAGCACGTGAAGTTCGCGGCCCTGCTCGACAAGGCGCTCGCGCTGGGGTTCGACGCGGTGTGCACCGGTCACTACGCCCGGGTCGTCGACGGCCCTGGTGGCGTGCGGGAGCTGCACCGGGCGGCCGACGCCGCCAAGGACCAGTCGTACGTGCTCGCCGTCATGGGGCCGGAGCGCCTGGCGCGCGCCGTGTTCCCGCTGGGTGACGTGGCCTCCAAGGCCGAGGTCCGCGCCGAGGCCGTCGCCCGCGGGCTGTCGGTCGCTGCCAAGCCGGACTCGTACGACATCTGCTTCGTGGCCGACGGCGACACCCAGGGCTTCCTGCGTCGGGCGCTCGGCGAGCAGCCCGGCGAGATCGTCGACGAGCACGGCGAGGTCCTCGGGACGCACTACGGGGCCTACGCGTACACGGTCGGGCAGCGGCGCGGGCTCGCGCTGGGCCGCCCGGCCGCGGACGGTCGGCCGCGGTACGTGCTGTCGATCGAGCCCGTGCAGCGGCGGGTCGTCGTCGGGCCGGTGGAGGCGTTGGACGTCGCGCAGGTGCGGGGCGACTCCGCCGTGTGGTTCGGTGACGTGCCGGCGGTCGGGTCGACGTGCACGGTGCAGGTGCGCGCGCACGGCACCGACGTCCCCGCTCGCGTGCTCGACGCCGACCCGGCGGGCGTCGCGGTCGACGTCGCAGGCGCCGGGCTGCGGGGCGTGGCCGCCGGGCAGTCGCTGGTGCTCTACGACGGCACGCGGGTCGTGGGCCAGGCCACCGTCGCGGCGACCCGCACCGCCGCGGACCTCGTGGCCGCAGCGCAGGCCGGCGCATGA